Proteins from a genomic interval of Deltaproteobacteria bacterium:
- a CDS encoding energy transducer TonB has protein sequence MSIALHCSFLVFIYLYSSPAYSHSESTITLNLNMLSSGGGAARVEEHNSRVKTLSAVKKIRHTMTLPEKNKSNSIKQKNAVHKMTGTTLSNTMGGITENNNGVQRSSGNGSGTGTGHGMGSGYGIASTNALDHTPSLVQFKNPEYPIEARKEGIQGVVVLKVLIEPDGKIKDVRIIQSIPQLDRAAIDAVRAWIFTAITSHGNPVYVWMIIPIRFRLK, from the coding sequence ATGTCCATTGCATTACATTGTAGTTTCTTAGTCTTTATTTACCTTTACAGCTCTCCAGCTTATTCGCACTCTGAATCAACTATAACATTAAATCTTAATATGCTAAGCAGCGGAGGTGGAGCGGCAAGGGTAGAAGAGCATAACAGCAGAGTAAAAACCCTATCTGCCGTAAAGAAAATACGGCATACGATGACATTACCTGAAAAAAATAAATCAAATTCAATAAAACAAAAAAACGCGGTGCATAAAATGACCGGTACTACCTTATCCAATACAATGGGAGGGATTACAGAAAACAACAACGGCGTACAGCGTAGCAGCGGTAATGGGAGTGGAACTGGAACGGGTCATGGCATGGGTTCCGGCTACGGTATTGCGTCGACAAATGCACTTGATCATACCCCATCACTCGTTCAGTTTAAAAACCCCGAATACCCTATCGAAGCAAGAAAAGAGGGGATACAGGGCGTTGTAGTTCTGAAGGTACTTATAGAACCTGATGGAAAAATAAAAGATGTGAGAATTATCCAATCAATTCCTCAACTTGATCGGGCTGCTATAGATGCAGTTAGAGCATGGATATTTACGGCAATTACATCACACGGCAATCCCGTTTATGTCTGGATGATAATACCAATCAGATTCCGGTTAAAGTAG
- a CDS encoding cytochrome c biogenesis protein CcdA, producing the protein MFGAASTNISIFIAFVAGIFSFVSPCVLPLIPSYITYITGLSFEDFSEEESKAQVRKLTILHSIIFIIGFTMVFVALGASATAISNLMNSYKTLIRIIGGIIVIIFGIHITGLVNLKFLEKQKTIQLKNKPAGYIGTLLVGITFGAGWTPCIGPILGAILYMAMNMKTVYAGIILLTAYSLGLGIPFFLSSLAINSFLVYFKKFRKYIKAVTVASGVFLVLIGILLISDKFTTISSYLEGMIPQINMITPSHTKSR; encoded by the coding sequence ATGTTTGGAGCTGCATCCACAAATATTTCAATATTTATAGCCTTTGTTGCCGGCATATTCTCATTTGTCTCGCCATGCGTATTACCCTTGATTCCGTCTTATATAACATACATAACGGGTTTATCTTTTGAGGATTTTTCGGAAGAAGAAAGTAAAGCTCAGGTCAGAAAATTAACCATTCTTCATTCAATAATATTTATTATTGGCTTCACGATGGTTTTTGTGGCACTTGGCGCTTCTGCAACAGCTATAAGTAATCTCATGAACAGTTATAAGACATTAATAAGGATTATAGGCGGCATTATCGTGATTATATTTGGTATACATATTACCGGTTTAGTAAATCTAAAGTTCCTCGAAAAACAAAAAACGATACAGCTGAAAAACAAACCGGCAGGTTATATCGGGACACTCCTCGTAGGCATTACATTCGGCGCAGGCTGGACACCATGCATAGGACCCATACTCGGTGCTATTCTTTATATGGCTATGAATATGAAAACCGTATACGCAGGTATAATATTATTAACAGCGTACTCACTTGGACTTGGAATACCTTTCTTTTTATCTTCACTTGCAATAAACAGCTTTCTCGTTTATTTTAAAAAATTCCGAAAATACATAAAAGCAGTAACAGTAGCTTCCGGCGTGTTTCTTGTGCTCATTGGTATATTACTCATATCAGATAAGTTTACAACAATATCAAGTTATCTGGAGGGTATGATCCCTCAAATAAATATGATTACCCCGTCTCACACAAAAAGCCGCTGA
- a CDS encoding TlpA family protein disulfide reductase, which translates to MSKKEKTLGKSGLIIIGTIIGIMLIVSVVGYIGSRISNSKQSNDIQNPLTSVGPEQNEKAPDFSLPSINNNIIKLSDYRGKVVFLNFWATWCPPCRMELPSIERLSQKLKGLPFVVLAVNVDETNIQSIKQFAQDMGLTFTVLVDNNTVSSMYRINALPTTLIIKKDGTIYAIVSGARAWDEQGYVDDFKKLISER; encoded by the coding sequence ATGAGCAAAAAAGAAAAAACACTCGGGAAAAGCGGTTTGATAATAATTGGAACAATAATCGGCATAATGCTTATTGTTAGTGTTGTAGGTTACATCGGTTCAAGAATTTCCAATTCAAAACAATCTAATGATATTCAAAACCCTTTAACCAGCGTTGGTCCCGAACAGAATGAAAAGGCGCCTGATTTTTCACTGCCAAGCATAAATAATAATATTATCAAATTATCCGATTATAGGGGTAAGGTTGTATTTCTTAATTTCTGGGCAACATGGTGTCCCCCATGCAGAATGGAATTACCATCCATAGAAAGATTATCACAGAAACTTAAAGGCCTGCCTTTCGTTGTTCTTGCTGTAAATGTAGATGAAACAAATATACAGAGTATAAAGCAATTTGCCCAGGACATGGGGCTAACCTTTACTGTACTCGTCGATAATAATACAGTCTCGAGTATGTATAGGATTAATGCACTTCCAACTACGCTGATTATCAAAAAAGATGGTACAATATATGCCATAGTAAGTGGTGCAAGGGCATGGGACGAGCAGGGATATGTGGATGATTTTAAGAAACTAATATCAGAACGTTGA
- a CDS encoding TlpA family protein disulfide reductase gives MKPKHILTLIIVIGLIGFFLYSIFPRAINSSQDESKANKTAQIVEGSEVPYFELQSINGNKRTLKYYKGKVILINFWASWCGPCNEEAPSLEAMYNKLKNEGVTVVSISIDNNAANAESFVKKYSITFPVLFDPDETVAASYGLTGVPETFILTSDYKLLKHVIGPLDWTSYDVINYLKTIIKE, from the coding sequence ATGAAACCAAAACACATTTTAACATTGATCATAGTGATTGGGTTGATAGGGTTTTTTCTCTACAGCATCTTTCCAAGGGCTATTAATTCATCTCAGGATGAATCTAAAGCCAATAAAACAGCCCAAATTGTAGAAGGTAGTGAAGTCCCTTATTTCGAATTACAGAGTATAAACGGGAATAAGAGAACACTTAAATATTATAAAGGTAAAGTGATACTTATTAATTTCTGGGCAAGCTGGTGCGGCCCCTGTAATGAAGAAGCTCCATCCCTTGAGGCAATGTATAATAAGCTGAAAAATGAAGGGGTTACTGTGGTTTCCATATCGATTGACAATAATGCAGCTAATGCTGAATCATTTGTAAAAAAATATTCAATAACATTCCCTGTACTTTTTGATCCCGACGAGACAGTGGCAGCATCCTATGGATTAACAGGGGTTCCGGAAACATTTATTCTTACATCCGATTACAAGCTATTAAAACACGTAATCGGTCCGTTGGACTGGACATCTTATGATGTCATAAATTACCTTAAAACAATTATAAAGGAATAG
- a CDS encoding MazG family protein encodes MRSFDELVEIMDTLRSDKGCPWDKAQDIDSLKRYVIEEAYEVTDAIESGKYEYVKEELGDLILQVVFIARIAREKGWFNIEDVLNGINKKLIHRHPHVFGDTNVDSKEDVLKNWGKLKHKEKGSKIFDVPLEMPSLFVSYRLLEKAKRLGLNTFKKNKRAANKLRYKKKGNIEKALTDAILSIVSISMDYDINPEELLRAYNKKLINDFKMMAGRIR; translated from the coding sequence ATGAGGTCTTTTGACGAACTTGTTGAAATAATGGATACATTACGCAGTGACAAAGGCTGCCCATGGGATAAGGCTCAGGACATAGATTCACTAAAACGGTATGTTATAGAAGAAGCTTATGAGGTAACGGATGCAATAGAATCGGGTAAATACGAGTATGTAAAAGAAGAACTCGGTGATCTTATTTTACAGGTTGTTTTCATAGCACGAATAGCCAGGGAAAAAGGATGGTTTAATATAGAAGATGTTTTAAACGGGATAAATAAAAAACTTATACACAGGCATCCTCATGTTTTTGGAGATACGAATGTCGATTCAAAGGAAGATGTTTTAAAAAATTGGGGGAAACTCAAACATAAAGAAAAGGGCTCAAAAATATTTGATGTACCACTTGAGATGCCATCCTTATTTGTTTCTTACCGATTGCTTGAGAAAGCAAAAAGACTAGGATTAAATACTTTTAAAAAAAATAAGAGAGCGGCAAACAAACTAAGGTACAAGAAAAAGGGGAACATAGAAAAGGCATTAACCGATGCGATTCTTTCAATAGTGTCAATATCTATGGATTATGATATAAACCCGGAAGAGTTATTGAGAGCTTATAATAAAAAACTAATAAACGATTTTAAGATGATGGCCGGCAGAATACGATGA
- a CDS encoding sensor domain-containing diguanylate cyclase: MIKETGIQIKNKETVADKDNRGIEILHELGKTLTSTLDLKEVLSIIMQKISELLKPTNWSLLLIDEEHQQLFFEIAVGENADKLKDMKLQIGEGVAGWVAMTGEVVVLPDVSKDPRFTPKMDQLTHFKTQSIICVPLKSKGKVLGVVELINNIKDQAFDPEEINVLLTLADYAAIAIENAKYLQRVQELTIKDDLTTLYNSRYLYIMLESEMERSKRYGLHFSIIFLDIDHFKLVNDRHGHLIGSRVLKETAEVIKQNLRKPDIPIRYGGDEFVVLMPETDKKGAYKVAARIRESLNSYRFLREEGFEIMLTASFGVSAFPEDTDNTLDLVRLSDQAMYRVKETTRDSIALA, encoded by the coding sequence ATGATTAAGGAGACTGGCATACAAATTAAAAACAAAGAGACAGTGGCAGATAAAGACAATCGTGGTATTGAAATACTCCATGAATTAGGTAAAACTTTAACATCAACACTTGATCTAAAAGAGGTGTTGTCCATTATAATGCAAAAGATCTCTGAACTGTTAAAGCCTACAAATTGGTCATTATTACTTATTGATGAGGAACATCAGCAACTATTTTTTGAGATAGCAGTAGGTGAAAATGCCGACAAATTAAAAGATATGAAACTTCAAATTGGTGAAGGCGTAGCCGGTTGGGTAGCTATGACAGGTGAGGTTGTTGTACTCCCGGATGTCTCAAAAGATCCAAGATTTACTCCTAAAATGGATCAACTTACACATTTTAAAACACAATCTATAATTTGTGTCCCTTTAAAAAGTAAAGGCAAGGTTCTTGGAGTTGTAGAACTTATAAACAATATAAAAGATCAGGCATTTGATCCTGAAGAAATAAATGTACTTTTAACGCTTGCTGATTATGCTGCAATTGCTATTGAAAATGCAAAATACCTTCAAAGGGTCCAGGAATTAACGATAAAAGATGATCTCACTACACTTTATAACTCCCGTTATCTATATATAATGCTTGAGAGTGAGATGGAAAGATCAAAGAGGTACGGATTACATTTTTCTATAATTTTTCTGGATATTGATCACTTTAAATTGGTAAATGATAGACACGGACATCTTATAGGCAGCAGGGTATTGAAAGAAACCGCCGAAGTCATAAAACAAAACCTACGCAAACCGGATATACCCATACGATACGGCGGTGATGAATTTGTTGTTCTCATGCCTGAAACCGATAAAAAGGGTGCATATAAAGTTGCTGCAAGAATAAGAGAGTCTTTAAACAGCTATAGGTTTCTCAGAGAGGAAGGTTTTGAAATAATGCTGACAGCAAGTTTTGGTGTATCGGCATTCCCGGAAGATACCGATAACACACTAGATTTAGTGAGATTATCCGATCAGGCAATGTATCGCGTAAAAGAAACGACCAGAGATAGTATTGCGCTTGCATAG
- a CDS encoding YIP1 family protein, giving the protein MTEYSDTGYRYDVYIDGVGNEEQKKNIVLFLAGIVKHMQLEEVLTGISSLPFKVVSAVTEQTAAALKEKLEARGAIVRLIKLIPGDTTVGKTMASADIPLSGESITATPSSIAFNNDVEQDQNTQSNPYSQAIPIANEPSFIKRLWQNWVDVMFNPSPFFKSIINEKQIVFPIIFAVIWGTISILLNIPTVLRMRHAIFFRFFGDSFSGAMPSSGSFYTSVLFTSPFLLVVGIFIISAIYHAFILLVGGKGGFGSTVKVISYSIAAMVLQVVPFIGTPLYWFYSLYLYTIGFRELHKLTTARAFVAALFPIFLFVLFMIVMMALFILGMGFNVLKHFTSPIYGFPA; this is encoded by the coding sequence ATGACAGAATATTCAGACACAGGTTATCGTTATGATGTTTATATTGACGGTGTAGGAAATGAAGAACAAAAGAAAAATATAGTTCTATTCCTTGCAGGAATCGTTAAACATATGCAGCTTGAAGAAGTGCTAACAGGTATCTCTTCTTTGCCCTTCAAGGTAGTTAGCGCAGTAACAGAACAAACGGCTGCTGCGTTAAAAGAAAAGCTTGAGGCAAGAGGTGCCATTGTAAGACTTATTAAGCTTATCCCGGGAGATACAACGGTTGGTAAAACCATGGCATCTGCAGATATTCCACTATCAGGTGAGTCTATAACCGCAACACCTTCTTCAATAGCCTTTAACAATGATGTTGAACAAGATCAGAACACCCAATCAAATCCATATTCACAAGCAATCCCGATAGCGAACGAGCCATCATTTATAAAGAGGTTATGGCAAAACTGGGTTGATGTCATGTTTAATCCCTCGCCTTTTTTTAAAAGCATTATCAATGAGAAACAAATCGTATTCCCAATCATTTTTGCAGTAATATGGGGTACGATCTCCATCCTGCTTAATATACCAACAGTACTACGCATGCGGCATGCAATCTTTTTCAGATTTTTTGGAGACAGTTTTTCAGGAGCCATGCCGTCATCGGGTTCCTTTTACACATCAGTACTGTTTACATCACCATTTCTTCTTGTTGTAGGCATATTTATTATTTCTGCAATATACCATGCATTCATACTGCTCGTCGGTGGAAAGGGCGGATTTGGTTCAACAGTAAAGGTTATATCCTATTCAATAGCTGCCATGGTACTTCAGGTTGTACCTTTTATCGGTACACCTCTGTACTGGTTTTACTCGCTGTACCTCTACACTATCGGGTTCAGGGAATTACATAAGCTCACAACAGCAAGGGCATTTGTGGCAGCATTATTCCCAATATTTTTGTTTGTTCTGTTCATGATTGTGATGATGGCATTGTTTATCTTGGGTATGGGTTTTAATGTTTTAAAACATTTTACATCGCCGATATACGGATTTCCGGCTTAA
- the thiC gene encoding phosphomethylpyrimidine synthase ThiC, whose translation MGHILSARNGIATKEVQFIAQKEGIPIASMLESIASGRIAVLKNKNHDINPVGVGEGLSVKINANIGSSEDKSNIDEELEKLNVSIKYKADVIMDLSTGGNITKIRDILLHHSSIPIGTVPIYQSVITAVKKKKSLVELTVDEMFDNIENQARQGVDFMTIHCGVTRESISRFKKQGRLLDMVSRGGTFMMEWIEYNDKENPFYEYYDRLIDILSEYDVVISLGDGLRPGAIADATDRGQIQELIILGELAKHAVEHDVGVMIEGPGHVPINQIVTNMQIEKKLCNGAPFYVLGPLVTDIAPGYDHITSAIGGAIAGMSGADFLCYVTPAEHLRLPSIEDVKDGIIASRIAAHAADIARGVKGAIDWDMEMAKARKAMDWEKQYKLSIDPEKAKAYRESVELKDKDACSMCGEFCAIKLQQVELKQVKNMIG comes from the coding sequence ATGGGTCACATTTTGTCAGCGAGAAATGGGATAGCAACGAAAGAGGTACAATTCATCGCACAAAAAGAAGGTATACCTATTGCTTCTATGCTTGAGAGCATTGCAAGCGGCAGGATTGCTGTATTAAAAAACAAAAATCATGATATAAACCCGGTTGGTGTCGGTGAAGGCCTGTCTGTAAAGATAAATGCCAATATAGGTTCTTCTGAAGATAAGTCTAATATTGATGAGGAGCTTGAAAAGCTAAACGTATCTATAAAATATAAAGCGGACGTAATAATGGATTTGTCAACAGGAGGTAATATAACAAAGATCCGAGACATATTATTACATCATTCTTCAATCCCTATCGGCACTGTTCCCATATATCAGAGCGTTATTACAGCAGTGAAAAAGAAGAAATCCCTCGTTGAACTCACTGTTGACGAGATGTTCGACAATATTGAGAATCAGGCAAGGCAGGGTGTGGATTTTATGACGATTCACTGTGGTGTTACGCGAGAATCTATTAGCAGGTTTAAAAAACAGGGCAGACTGCTTGACATGGTTAGTAGAGGCGGAACGTTCATGATGGAATGGATTGAATATAATGATAAAGAAAATCCTTTTTATGAGTACTATGACAGGCTCATAGATATTTTGTCAGAATATGATGTTGTCATAAGCCTTGGCGACGGCTTAAGGCCCGGTGCAATTGCGGATGCAACAGATAGAGGACAGATTCAGGAATTGATAATACTTGGAGAACTTGCTAAACACGCTGTGGAGCATGACGTTGGAGTTATGATAGAAGGGCCGGGTCATGTGCCTATAAATCAAATAGTAACTAATATGCAAATTGAAAAAAAGCTATGCAATGGTGCTCCTTTTTATGTGCTTGGTCCACTTGTTACCGATATCGCACCCGGGTATGATCATATAACCTCGGCAATTGGCGGTGCAATCGCAGGTATGTCCGGTGCTGATTTCCTGTGCTATGTAACGCCTGCGGAACATCTACGGTTACCGAGTATTGAAGACGTTAAAGATGGCATAATAGCTTCTAGGATAGCGGCGCATGCAGCAGACATAGCAAGAGGTGTTAAAGGCGCTATTGATTGGGACATGGAGATGGCAAAGGCGAGAAAGGCAATGGACTGGGAGAAACAGTATAAACTTTCTATTGATCCTGAAAAGGCAAAGGCATATAGAGAATCGGTAGAACTAAAAGATAAAGATGCGTGCAGTATGTGCGGCGAGTTTTGTGCAATCAAATTACAGCAGGTAGAATTAAAACAAGTGAAAAATATGATTGGGTAG
- the bioF gene encoding 8-amino-7-oxononanoate synthase: MSKSYFYSILSQELSSIKERDLFRFMRTIRSAQGPVVNIDGRDIILLCSNNYLGLANHPELMNDAIKAINRYGVGSGASRLISGNMGPHEQLEQDIADFKQTESALVFNSGYHANIGIISAIAYTDTAVLSDELNHASIIDGIRLSKANIFIYRHRDTSMAEDILKSLEQKKKLIVTDSVFSMDGDIAPLKELAELAERYDALLMVDEAHATGILGKHGRGAVELFELSGRVHIQMGTLGKALGVFGAYAAGDRLLIDYLINKSRSFIFTTSLPPALCSASRKAIELIRNHPELREALKENIKIMRDGLRNMGFEIPDAPTPIIPVIIGDSKKTMEFSSLLFDRGVFVSGIRPPTVPPGTSRLRITVSASHTKEMLYKSLDIINTVNHMLR, translated from the coding sequence ATGTCAAAATCTTATTTTTACTCAATCCTTTCACAGGAACTTAGCAGCATAAAAGAAAGGGACCTTTTTAGATTCATGCGGACTATCCGGAGTGCACAGGGTCCTGTTGTTAATATCGATGGTAGAGATATAATTCTGCTGTGTTCAAATAATTATCTTGGACTTGCCAATCATCCGGAACTCATGAATGATGCTATTAAGGCCATTAATCGTTACGGCGTCGGTTCTGGTGCATCAAGATTGATTTCAGGCAATATGGGTCCGCATGAACAACTCGAACAGGATATAGCAGATTTTAAACAAACAGAATCGGCACTCGTTTTTAATTCCGGCTATCATGCAAATATCGGGATCATCTCAGCCATTGCCTATACTGATACTGCTGTGCTCAGTGATGAATTAAATCATGCATCCATTATTGACGGGATAAGATTAAGCAAGGCAAACATATTTATATACAGACATAGGGATACAAGCATGGCAGAAGATATTTTAAAATCACTTGAACAGAAAAAAAAGCTTATCGTTACCGATAGTGTATTCAGCATGGATGGAGATATCGCGCCTCTAAAAGAACTTGCCGAACTTGCCGAAAGGTATGATGCATTGTTAATGGTTGATGAGGCGCACGCAACCGGTATTCTTGGCAAACACGGCAGAGGGGCTGTAGAGCTGTTTGAATTAAGCGGCAGGGTTCATATTCAAATGGGAACACTGGGTAAGGCATTGGGTGTTTTTGGAGCCTATGCCGCAGGGGACAGGTTATTGATAGATTATCTTATCAATAAATCCCGCTCATTCATATTCACAACATCACTTCCACCCGCTTTATGCTCGGCAAGCAGAAAAGCAATAGAACTTATCAGGAATCACCCGGAATTGCGTGAAGCATTGAAAGAAAATATCAAAATCATGAGAGATGGACTGAGAAATATGGGTTTTGAAATACCCGATGCCCCTACTCCAATAATACCTGTAATAATCGGTGATTCTAAAAAAACAATGGAGTTCTCTTCTTTGCTTTTTGATAGAGGCGTATTCGTTTCCGGCATAAGGCCCCCAACAGTGCCTCCCGGGACATCAAGATTAAGAATAACTGTCAGTGCATCTCATACAAAAGAGATGCTCTACAAATCGCTTGATATAATAAATACCGTAAACCATATGCTCCGATGA
- the bioB gene encoding biotin synthase BioB, whose amino-acid sequence MKLSAEYVIENNGITFDEAKELSLIDNERLLDLFNTSNKMRLHYKGNEVNTCSILNAKSGLCPEDCNFCAQSVHHKTSAKVYPLLSAGTIIDKAKQADNIPAKGFSIVTSGYGIDNSDELEIIAQAVKGISEQTHFYGCASLGILTEHELNHLKESGLVKYHHNLETSRSFFPNVCTTHPYEDDIEAIGNAKRTGLKVCSGGIFGLGESWEDRIELAFTLKRLDVDSVPINFLNPVKGTPLEDVRNLTPLECLKVIAIYRLILPDKDIVICGGREVNLRDLQSMIFFAGANGMMLGGYLTTSGRPVETDLQMLKDLGLAPAKPLAV is encoded by the coding sequence ATGAAACTATCCGCTGAATATGTTATAGAGAATAACGGTATTACGTTTGATGAAGCCAAGGAACTTAGCCTTATTGATAATGAACGCTTATTAGATCTGTTTAATACCTCTAACAAGATGAGGCTGCATTACAAGGGGAATGAAGTAAATACCTGTTCAATACTTAATGCCAAATCCGGATTATGCCCAGAGGATTGCAATTTTTGTGCTCAGTCTGTTCATCATAAAACATCTGCTAAGGTGTATCCGCTGCTGTCGGCCGGCACCATTATTGATAAGGCAAAACAGGCAGATAATATTCCTGCAAAGGGCTTTTCTATTGTAACAAGCGGGTATGGGATCGACAATTCTGACGAGCTTGAGATCATAGCCCAGGCAGTTAAGGGTATATCAGAGCAAACCCATTTTTATGGATGTGCTTCTCTCGGCATACTTACAGAGCATGAGTTGAACCATCTTAAAGAATCAGGACTTGTGAAGTATCATCACAATCTTGAGACGTCAAGGTCGTTTTTCCCAAACGTCTGCACAACGCATCCTTACGAGGATGATATCGAAGCAATAGGTAATGCAAAGAGAACAGGGCTAAAGGTTTGCAGCGGCGGGATTTTTGGTCTTGGAGAATCATGGGAAGATAGAATAGAGCTTGCGTTTACACTAAAAAGACTTGATGTTGATTCTGTCCCTATAAACTTCTTGAACCCTGTAAAAGGCACACCGCTTGAAGATGTACGCAACCTTACACCCTTGGAATGTCTCAAGGTTATAGCCATATATAGATTGATTCTGCCCGATAAGGACATTGTTATATGTGGAGGCAGAGAAGTAAATCTCCGGGACCTTCAATCCATGATCTTCTTTGCAGGTGCAAACGGCATGATGCTTGGCGGTTATCTTACGACATCAGGCAGACCTGTAGAAACAGACCTTCAAATGTTAAAAGACCTCGGGCTTGCGCCTGCAAAACCTTTGGCAGTATAG
- a CDS encoding phosphatidylglycerol lysyltransferase domain-containing protein codes for MDQIIRLTRYAESIPVFPEFAEIDIKMKPYFDRILRLNPPQASEYDFTNMFIWRHFYKFKAGLVNESICIKGLDKDGKGFFMFIAKDIESYVDTVKHIVSFYKNTGDEPIQLFRVEERFIEPLQHAFPDIRYEEDRDNYDYIYLASDLIELRGRKFDGKRNHIKKFKNHYTYTYERITDQLINSCIFLTDKWYSNKGNPLLKDDVIATKEALINFNTLGLTGGTIIVDDNVIAFCIAEGLNPDTAVGHIEKFDPSYEGIPQVISNEFCIHELSHYKYINREQDLGHEGLRKAKLSYHPVQILKKYRVFITPE; via the coding sequence ATGGATCAAATAATCCGTTTAACCCGGTATGCCGAATCGATACCGGTATTCCCTGAGTTTGCAGAGATAGACATTAAGATGAAACCGTACTTTGATCGGATTTTAAGGCTTAACCCGCCTCAGGCATCTGAGTATGATTTTACGAATATGTTTATATGGCGGCATTTTTATAAATTTAAGGCCGGTCTTGTAAATGAGAGTATATGCATAAAAGGACTTGATAAAGATGGTAAAGGGTTTTTTATGTTTATTGCAAAAGATATAGAATCGTATGTCGATACCGTTAAACACATAGTATCGTTCTATAAAAATACGGGTGACGAGCCTATTCAATTATTCAGGGTCGAAGAACGATTTATAGAACCTTTGCAGCATGCATTCCCTGATATCAGATATGAAGAGGATAGGGATAATTATGATTATATCTATTTAGCTTCAGATCTAATAGAACTCAGGGGCAGGAAATTTGATGGTAAACGAAATCATATAAAAAAGTTCAAGAATCATTATACTTACACGTATGAAAGAATAACCGATCAACTAATAAATAGTTGTATCTTTTTGACCGATAAATGGTACAGCAACAAAGGTAATCCATTGCTCAAAGATGATGTTATTGCAACAAAAGAAGCGCTCATCAATTTCAATACACTCGGTCTTACCGGCGGTACAATAATCGTGGACGATAATGTCATAGCTTTTTGCATTGCAGAAGGGTTAAATCCAGACACAGCGGTGGGACATATTGAAAAATTCGATCCGTCATATGAGGGTATCCCGCAGGTTATAAGCAATGAGTTTTGCATTCACGAGCTTAGTCATTACAAGTATATAAACCGTGAGCAGGATCTCGGTCACGAAGGGTTAAGGAAAGCAAAACTATCCTATCATCCCGTACAGATACTTAAAAAATACCGCGTGTTCATAACCCCTGAATAA